TCGACCACCTCGCCCAGGTTGTGCGGCGCCATGTTCGTCGCCATGCCGACCGCGATGCCCGAGGCGCCGTTGACGAGCAGGTTCGGGAACGCCGCCGGCAGCACGCCCGGCTGCATGATCTGGTTGTCGTAGTTCGGGACGAAGTCGACGACGTCCTCGCCCAGGCCCTCGGTCATCGCCATCGACGGCTCGGCCAGACGGGCTTCGGTGTACCGGGCGGCCGCGGGGCCGTCGTCGAGCGACCCGAAGTTGCCGTGCCCGTCGACCAGCGGCACACGCATCGTGAACGGCTGCGCCAGGCGCACGAGGGCGTCGTAGATCGCGCCGTCGCCGTGCGGGTGCAGCTTGCCCATCACCTCGCCGGTGACGCGGGCGCTCTTCACGTGCCCACGGTCCGGTCGGAGCCCCATCTCCGCCATCTGGTAGAGGATGCGTCGCTGCACCGGCTTGAGGCCGTCGCGCGCGTCCGGCAGGGCTCGCGAGTAGATGACGGAGTACGCGTACTCGAGGAACGAACCCTGCATCTCCTCGGAGACGTCGACGTCCTCGATGCGCTCACCGTCGGGCAGACCGACTGCTTCCGTGCGTGCCATGGGACCTTTCTGGGAGGATCGTGGGGTGCCCCCCAGCGTACCGAGCGCCCCAGACACCACCGCGAACCTCGCCGACGTGCTGCCGAGTTGCCTCGTCGCGCTCGGCGCCGCCGACAACACGTGGTTGCGCACCACCGGCCGGGAGGCACGGATCACCCTCCGTCCTGCCCGCTCGGTCGTCGTCGTGCTGGTCGACGGCCTCGGGTCGTCCGCCCTGTCGGCCCGCGCCGGGCACGCCCGCTGGCTCACCGCCGCCACCGGCGGCGGCACCCTCAAGCGCCTGCGCAGCGGGTTCCCGACGACGACCGCCGCGGCGCTCAGCACCCTGACGACCGGCCGCTCGCCCGGCACGCACGGCGTGGTCGGCTACAGCGGGTGGGAGCCCGAGGGCGAGCGGGTGGTCAACCTGCTGTCCGGCTGGGACTCCGAGGTGCCGACGGGCTGGCTGCTCGCCGACACCGTCTTCACCGAGGCCAGCGCGCTCGGCATCGAGCCCGTGGTGGTCGGTCCGGCCCGCTACGAGTCCTCGGGGATGACCGCGAACGTGCTCGGCGGTGCCCGGTACACCGCAGCCGACAGCATCGCGCAGCGGGTCGACGCCGCACTGGCGGCGACGGCGTCCGGCCGATCGCTCGTCTACCTCTACGTGCCGGAGCTCGACTCGATCGGGCACAAGCACGGGTGGGAGTCCGACCGCTGGACCGCGGCGCTCGAGTCACTCGACGGCGAGCTCGCCCGGCTCGCGACCCGCGGCGCCGCCGACGTGGGCATCCTCGTGACGG
The sequence above is drawn from the Curtobacterium sp. MR_MD2014 genome and encodes:
- a CDS encoding alkaline phosphatase family protein gives rise to the protein MPPSVPSAPDTTANLADVLPSCLVALGAADNTWLRTTGREARITLRPARSVVVVLVDGLGSSALSARAGHARWLTAATGGGTLKRLRSGFPTTTAAALSTLTTGRSPGTHGVVGYSGWEPEGERVVNLLSGWDSEVPTGWLLADTVFTEASALGIEPVVVGPARYESSGMTANVLGGARYTAADSIAQRVDAALAATASGRSLVYLYVPELDSIGHKHGWESDRWTAALESLDGELARLATRGAADVGILVTADHGVLDVPAEANIAMDPALLVDVVGIAGDPRCRQLAVRPGTDVPALVEAWRTRYGKKAYVASRDEAVAAGWFGAVDDRVLPRIGDVVVVARGSWAFNDDRDLDPRKEPKRMIGQHGAMTDDEVFVPLRLAGAFAG